Proteins encoded by one window of Juglans regia cultivar Chandler chromosome 15, Walnut 2.0, whole genome shotgun sequence:
- the LOC109002700 gene encoding transcription factor bHLH30-like produces the protein MCGKKLEEDRGECSQTVDNINMIQSFQEQLFHQQQQQIMLQHQQQNSDIYGGGRGLIFPQVSPISLQPWPLPPVHAFSPAGHFATNPVRDHHDPLNIVPPTPSSFAGLFNRRPPPDHLQFAYDDHGPSSDHLRIISDTLVPQPGSAPFGLQAELGKMTAQEIMDAKALAASKSHSEAERRRRERINNHLAKLRSLLPNTTKTDKASLLAEVIQHVKELKRQTSLIAETNPVPTEVDELTVDTSDEDGKFVIKASLSCEDRSDLLPDLIKTLKSLRLRTLKAEITTLGGRVKNVLLVSGDEDSISSSTSGEKQQQQQQRHCISSIEEALKAVMEKTAGDESSSGSVKRQRTTNINILEHS, from the exons ATGTGCGGGAAGAAGCTGGAAGAAGATCGAGGAGAGTGTTCTCAAACTGTCGATAACATAAACATGATACAAAGCTTCCAAGAACAGTTGTTTCATCAACAACAGCAGCAGATCATGTTGCAACATCAACAGCAGAACAGTGACATATATGGAGGTGGGAGAGGATTGATTTTCCCTCAAGTTTCACCAATCAGCTTGCAGCCATGGCCTCTGCCTCCGGTCCACGCCTTCAGCCCGGCCGGCCACTTCGCCACAAATCCGGTCCGAGATCACCACGACCCACTTAATATTGTCCCTCCTACACCATCATCGTTTGCGGGTTTATTCAACAGGAGACCTCCTCCTGATCATCTACAGTTTGCCTATGATGATCATGGTCCATCATCAGACCATCTCCGAATCATATCTGACACCCTAGTGCCCCAACCCGGTTCAGCTCCTTTTGGGCTTCAAGCCGAGTTGGGCAAGATGACTGCCCAAGAAATCATGGATGCCAAGGCTCTCGCAGCTTCTAAGAGTCACAGTGAAGctgagaggaggagaagagagagaatcaaCAACCATCTTGCAAAGCTTCGCAGCTTATTACCCAATACTACCAaa ACAGACAAAGCCTCATTGTTAGCGGAAGTAATACAACACGTTAAAGAGCTTAAGCGTCAGACTTCTTTGATAGCGGAAACGAATCCAGTACCCACTGAAGTGGATGAGCTAACTGTTGATACATCGGACGAGGACGGTAAGTTTGTTATCAAAGCCTCACTTAGCTGCGAGGACAGGTCTGATCTCTTGCCTGACCTAATCAAGACTTTGAAATCTTTACGTTTAAGAACTTTAAAAGCCGAGATTACAACACTTGGGGGACGTGTAAAGAACGTGCTGTTGGTTAGTGGGGATGAGGATTCAATTTCGAGTAGTACTAGCGGCgagaaacaacaacaacagcaacaacgACATTGTATAAGTTCAATTGAAGAAGCTCTGAAGGCAGTAATGGAGAAGACTGCTGGGGACGAGTCTTCTTCAGGGAGTGTTAAAAGACAAAGGACTACTAATATCAATATCCTCGAACATAGCTAG
- the LOC109002691 gene encoding leucoanthocyanidin reductase-like translates to MTMTRLPSSVPTTKLAKVGRLLIVGAAGFIGQFVAEASLDAGRPTYVLVRPGLCFPSSKTHTIKSLQDKGAIILHGLINEKESMEKILKENEIDIVISAVGGGNILDQLCLIEAIKSVGTVKRFLPSEFGHDVDRAEPVEPGLSMYKAKQRVRRLVEESDIPYTYICCNSIASWPYYDNTHPSEVLPPLDRFQIYGDGSVKAFFVAGTDIGKFTLKTVDDIRTLNRCVHFRPTSNLYNINELASLWEKKIGKSLPRVTVTESDLLAAAAENCIPRSIVASFTHDIFIKGCQINFTIDSPQDVEVNTLYPDETFRTLDECFNDFLLKVDPKSMSNNETPTAKSPVVEPMTITATCA, encoded by the exons ATGACTATGACACGGCTGCCTTCTTCTGTTCCCACAACCAAGCTAGCCAAGGTCGGCCGTCTCCTCATCGTCGGAGCAGCAGGTTTCATCGGCCAGTTCGTCGCAGAAGCCAGCCTAGACGCCGGCCGACCCACCTATGTTCTCGTCCGTCCGGGCCTCTGTTTCCCTTCTTCTAAGACCCACACCATCAAGTCTCTCCAAGACAAAGGCGCCATTATCTTGCAT ggACTGATTAATGAGAAGGAATCCATGGAGAAAATACTAAAAGAGAATGAAATTGATATAGTAATATCAGCCGTGGGAGGTGGAAATATACTGGACCAGCTCTGCTTGATCGAGGCCATTAAAAGCGTTGGTACTGTTAAG AGATTTCTGCCATCAGAGTTCGGGCACGACGTGGACAGGGCTGAGCCGGTGGAGCCAGGGCTGAGTATGTACAAGGCGAAGCAGAGAGTGAGGCGTTTGGTGGAGGAGTCCGATATCCCTTACACTTACATCTGTTGCAACTCTATTGCTTCTTGGCCGTACTACGACAACACCCACCCTTCTGAGGTTCTTCCTCCTTTGGATCGTTTCCAAATCTACGGTGACGGTAGTGTCAAAG CTTTCTTTGTTGCTGGCACCGACATTGGCAAATTTACACTGAAAACTGTTGATGACATTCGAACCCTCAACAGGTGTGTGCATTTTCGACCTACCTCCAACCTCTACAACATCAATGAGCTTGCATCTTTATGGGAGAAAAAGATTGGAAAGTCTCTCCCTCGAGTCACCGTCACTGAATCTGACCTTCTTGCTGCAGCTGCAG AGAATTGTATTCCTCGGAGTATTGTGGCATCGTTCACGCATGATATATTCATAAAGGGTTGTCAGATAAATTTCACAATCGATAGCCCTCAAGATGTTGAAGTGAACACTCTCTACCCAGATGAAACTTTTCGAACCTTGGATGAATGCTTCAATGACTTTCTTCTCAAAGTAGACCCAAAATCTATGAGCAACAATGAGACTCCTACTGCCAAAAGTCCTGTGGTTGAACCTATGACAATCACTGCAACATGTGCTTGA